One Rosa chinensis cultivar Old Blush chromosome 5, RchiOBHm-V2, whole genome shotgun sequence genomic region harbors:
- the LOC112203718 gene encoding uncharacterized protein LOC112203718 — MASSGGSNATNEVDRSLRRGSTDVGWDFAVLADPHNLDKLKCKLCGKVVSGGIHRMKQHIANIKGNVASCNNSTDADKAKCIAAIEGAKLKRKQKDMHEKEVREEVEVTHSHDVEDVEIEGPSLSRKRPHFLGPIDKFASSITPDSSIDGSKKMRQQNINDAIWKERTHSVHQWLARWVYEAGIPFHAIDNDSFKRFVEAVGQFGPGYRPPTQYQLREPLLKEEVERTKNSLKKHEEEWAKNGCSIMTDAWSDRKRRSIMNLCVNCKEGTTFLSLREDSDQSHTGAYIFEYVDKCIEEVGAQNVVQVVTDNATNNMAAGNLLKIKRPNIFWTSCATHTLNLMLQGIGNQPKFKGVIEKAKAFTIFIYAHHKTLALMRKHTKKRDIVRPGVTRFATSFLTLQSLMEKKSELRCMVACDDWTACKHSKSAKGKTAYNTVLSTSFWNGVTLCLKVFAPLFKVLRLVDGDKKPSMGFLYGELLKAKEDIKEAFKHQEANYRPIIEIIDEKARGRLDNPLHLAAYLLNPYYFYKDEDIQYDHVVMEGFFLCVEKFYPDDLETQSVVTNEELLMYKSKGGGFGRAIAKLGCAKNDDKYDPVGWWSNYGNGTPKLQKMARRILSLTTSSSGCKRNWSTFEGIHTKKRNRLDASRLNNLVYVQFNAKIINKKRRAQELGVDVLLGNEASKAQGWIVDGGDEEDDSDIISEIEGESLGVDSGLRRSSRNVEVRELHDEDFVSDEDTEEEGEEEDVEFESDTEGVLDGYGEEELEI; from the exons ATGGCATCTTCCGGAGGATCTAATGCTACTAATGAAGTGGATAGATCATTGAGGCGTGGGTCAACCGATGTTGGATGGGACTTTGCGGTATTGGCGGATCCACACAACTTAGACAAGTTGAAGTGTAAGTTGTGTGGGAAAGTGGTTAGTGGTGGAATACATCGAATGAAGCAACACATTGCCAACATCAAGGGAAATGTTGCCTCATGCAATAATTCTACGGATGCCGATAAAGCCAAATGTATAGCCGCAATAGAGGGAGCAAAACTTAAGAGAAAGCAAAAGGATATGCATGAGAAGGAAGTGAGGGAAGAAGTTGAAGTTACTCATTCCCATGATGTAGAAGATGTAGAAATTGAAGGGCCAAGTTTGTCAAGAAAAAGGCCGCACTTTCTTGGGCCTATAGACAAGTTTGCATCTTCAATCACTCCCGATTCTTCAATTGATGGAAGCAAGAAGATGCGTCAACAAAACATTAATGATGCAATTTGGAAGGAAAGAACACATAGTGTGCATCAATGGTTGGCTAGGTGGGTGTATGAAGCCGGCATTCCATTTCATGCCATTGATAATGATAGCTTCAAAAGATTTGTAGAAGCGGTTGGTCAATTTGGCCCGGGTTACCGACCTCCAACTCAATACCAACTAAGAGAGCCATTGTTGAAGGAAGAGGTTGAGAGGACGAAAAATTCACTCAAGAAGCATGAAGAAGAGTGGGCAAAGAATGGTTGTTCCATTATGACCGATGCTTGGAGTgaccgaaaaagaagaagtattATGAACTTGTGTGTTAATTGCAAGGAAGGCactacttttctttctttaaggGAAGATTCGGATCAATCACACACCGGGGCCTATATCTTTGAATATGTTGACAAATGCATTGAAGAAGTTGGGGCACAAAATGTTGTTCAAGTAGTGACGGATAATGCTACTAACAATATGGCGGCGGGGAATTTGTTGAAGATAAAGAGGCCAAATATATTTTGGACTTCATGTGCCACTCATACATTGAATCTCATGCTTCAAGGGATTGGTAACCAACCAAAATTCAAAGGAGTGATTGAGAAGGCAAAGGCATTCACTATCTTTATCTATGCACATCACAAGACATTGGCTTTGATGAGGAAGCATACAAAGAAAAGAGACATAGTGAGGCCGGGAGTCACTAGATTTGCCACTTCCTTTCTAACTTTGCAAAGcttgatggagaagaagagtgaGTTGAGGTGTATGGTTGCTTGTGATGATTGGACCGCTTGCAAACATTCTAAGAGTGCTAAGGGGAAAACGGCATATAATACCGTATTGAGCACCTCTTTTTGGAATGGGGTAACACTTTGCTTGAAAGTGTTTGCTCCTTTGTTTAAGGTGCTTCGCCTTGTGGATGGGGATAAAAAGCCATCAATGGGCTTTTTGTATGGAGAATTACTCAAGGCAAAGGAAGACATTAAAGAGGCATTCAAACATCAAGAGGCCAATTATCGACCAATTATAGAGATTATTGATGAGAAAGCCCGTGGTCGTCTTGATAATCCATTACATTTGGCGGCTTATCTCTTGAACCCCTATTACTTCTACAAGGATGAAGACATTCAATATGATCATGTTGTCATGGAAGGGTTCTTTCTTTGTGTGGAGAAGTTCTATCCCGATGACCTTGAGACCCAAAGTGTGGTGACAAATGAAGAATTGTTGATGTATAAGAGCAAAGGGGGTGGATTTGGAAGAGCAATAGCTAAGTTGGGATGTGCAAAGAATGATGACAAGTATGATCCGG TTGGATGGTGGTCCAATTATGGAAATGGAACACCCAAATTGCAAAAAATGGCTAGAAGAATACTCTCTTTAACTACAAGTTCATCCGGGTGCAAGAGGAATTGGAGTACTTTTGAGGGA ATCCATACAAAGAAAAGGAATAGACTAGATGCTTCAAGATTGAATAATTTAGTCTATGTCCAATTCAATGCCAAGATTATCAACAAAAAGAGAAGGGCTCAAGAGTTGGGTGTGGATGTGCTACTTGGTAATGAAGCTAGCAAGGCTCAAGGGTGGATTGTGGATGgtggtgatgaagaagatgactcGGATATTATTAGTGAAATTGAGGGAGAGTCTTTGGGAGTGGATAGTGGGCTTAGGAGAAGTTCTAGAAATGTAGAGGTAAGAGAGCTTCATGATGAAGATTTTGTATCGGATGAGGACACGGAAGAggagggagaagaagaggatgttGAGTTTGAGTCCGACACTGAAGGAGTCTTGGATGGATATGGAGAGGAAGAGTTAGAGATTTAG